In a single window of the Streptomyces sp. NBC_00094 genome:
- a CDS encoding response regulator transcription factor — MRVVIAEDNVLLSSGLELLLGSQGFEVAAITDDAPGFLAAVETHRPDVTIVDVRLPPTFRDEGIRAALRARRDRPGLPVLVLSQYVEQEYAGRLLSDTRGGIGYLLKDRVSRIAEFTDALRRVAAGGTAMDPEVIAQLLAGRGDPVDALTPREREVLALMAEGHDNATIAQRLFVTGNAVHKHIGSVFLKLGLSVGDSGHRRVRAVLAYLRRHGGTEAGPC, encoded by the coding sequence GTGCGTGTAGTCATCGCCGAGGACAACGTCCTGCTGTCCTCCGGACTCGAACTCCTGCTGGGCTCCCAGGGCTTCGAGGTCGCCGCGATCACGGATGACGCCCCCGGCTTCCTCGCCGCCGTCGAGACCCACCGCCCGGACGTCACCATCGTGGACGTGCGGCTGCCCCCGACCTTCCGCGACGAGGGTATCCGCGCCGCCCTCCGGGCCCGCCGCGACCGCCCCGGACTTCCCGTCCTGGTCCTGTCCCAGTACGTCGAGCAGGAATACGCCGGCCGCCTCCTCTCGGACACCCGCGGCGGCATCGGCTATCTGCTCAAGGACCGGGTGAGCCGTATCGCAGAGTTCACCGACGCACTGCGCCGTGTGGCTGCCGGTGGCACCGCCATGGACCCCGAGGTCATCGCCCAGCTCCTCGCCGGCCGCGGCGATCCGGTCGACGCCCTCACTCCCCGTGAACGCGAGGTCCTGGCTCTGATGGCCGAAGGGCACGACAACGCCACGATCGCCCAGCGGCTTTTCGTCACCGGCAACGCCGTCCACAAACACATCGGCAGTGTCTTCCTCAAACTCGGCCTGTCGGTCGGCGACAGCGGCCACCGCCGGGTCCGCGCCGTCCTGGCCTACCTCCGCCGCCACGGCGGCACCGAAGCCGGCCCCTGTTGA
- a CDS encoding SpoIIE family protein phosphatase, with protein MTSASCLVQPSGSARAPRVCRAYIAVVESDVDVILSKAARGVVSRAAELADQLSQLLSVKVPELTEYEDIVTLGGASIADNIAVWGDALENGLDLTRVEAPLSFVEYARRFAREGGRISTLLRTYRYGQAGLLRAMLAEMNRLTKDPELINAATVKLSGMILSFIDRTSEQAVAAYQEERDRWVQRRLSLVNEANVRVGTTLDIAGTADELAAVGTDYFADLVAVDLLDSALLERDAEPAPGPPTLHRVAQRSVWEGCPDSVVKTGQSYICPEGSEPAQVLATGQPWRRRLDGSKPPAWLTQSPDHRAVVAEYGIHSVLVLPLQARGKTLGLAQFFRHRTAASFSDDDLLLAQEITKRTAVYIDNARRYTHERSTALTLQRSLLQRHPPEQSAVEVASRYQPAGSHAGVGGDWYDVIPLSGARVALVVGDVIGHGIHASATMGRLRMAVRTLADVDLPPDELLTHLDDVVVRLQQEESPAEDEISATCLYAVYDPVSRVCSLASAGHAPPRVVLPAVAGSAPAAAAPPDLPIGPPLGLGGLPFETVELELPEGSLLALYTDGLTEHRSRTTGDEIDVLSHALTQPATSLERVCDTVLGALLPDLPQDDVALLLARTRALDVGRVAAWDIPSDPAAVAGARRNASEQLAAWGLEECAFITELIVSELVTNAIRYGRPPVRLRLIHDRSLVCEVSDASSTAPHLRRARLFDEGGRGLMLVAQLAQRWGTRHGREGKIIWTEQDLPRR; from the coding sequence ATGACCTCTGCATCCTGCCTGGTACAGCCCTCGGGCTCTGCCAGGGCGCCACGGGTTTGCCGGGCTTACATTGCTGTAGTGGAGTCCGACGTCGATGTGATCCTTTCCAAGGCCGCTCGCGGTGTCGTGTCCCGGGCGGCCGAGCTGGCAGACCAGCTGTCGCAGCTCCTGAGCGTGAAGGTTCCCGAGCTCACGGAGTACGAGGACATCGTCACGCTGGGAGGGGCGAGCATCGCCGACAACATCGCGGTGTGGGGTGACGCCCTGGAGAACGGTCTCGACCTCACTCGGGTCGAGGCGCCGCTCTCCTTCGTGGAGTACGCCCGGAGGTTCGCCCGGGAAGGAGGGCGCATCAGCACCCTGCTGCGGACGTACCGGTACGGGCAGGCCGGCCTCCTGCGCGCGATGCTCGCGGAGATGAACCGGCTCACGAAGGACCCGGAGCTGATCAACGCGGCGACGGTCAAGCTGAGCGGGATGATCCTCTCGTTCATCGACCGCACCTCGGAGCAGGCGGTCGCGGCGTACCAGGAGGAGCGCGACCGCTGGGTGCAGAGGCGGTTGTCCCTGGTGAACGAGGCCAACGTGCGGGTGGGCACGACCCTGGACATCGCCGGCACCGCGGATGAGCTGGCCGCCGTCGGCACCGACTACTTCGCCGACCTCGTCGCCGTCGACCTGCTCGACTCCGCGCTCCTGGAGCGGGACGCCGAACCGGCCCCCGGACCTCCTACCCTCCACCGCGTCGCGCAACGGTCCGTCTGGGAAGGCTGTCCGGACTCCGTCGTCAAGACCGGTCAGTCGTACATCTGCCCGGAAGGGTCGGAGCCGGCGCAGGTCCTGGCCACGGGGCAGCCGTGGCGCCGGCGCCTCGATGGCTCGAAGCCCCCGGCATGGCTGACGCAGAGCCCCGATCACAGGGCCGTCGTCGCCGAGTACGGAATCCACTCCGTGCTGGTGCTGCCGCTGCAGGCCCGGGGGAAGACCCTCGGCCTCGCCCAGTTCTTCCGGCACCGCACGGCGGCCTCGTTCAGCGACGACGACCTGCTGCTCGCCCAGGAGATCACCAAGCGAACAGCCGTGTACATCGACAACGCGCGCCGCTACACCCACGAGCGTTCCACCGCGCTCACCCTGCAGCGCAGCCTGCTGCAACGGCACCCACCGGAGCAGTCCGCCGTGGAGGTCGCCTCCCGGTACCAGCCGGCCGGCTCCCACGCGGGGGTGGGCGGAGACTGGTACGACGTCATTCCGCTGTCCGGGGCCCGCGTCGCCCTCGTGGTCGGTGATGTGATCGGCCACGGCATCCACGCCTCCGCGACCATGGGACGGCTCCGGATGGCTGTCCGGACCCTCGCGGACGTCGACCTGCCCCCCGATGAGCTGCTCACCCACCTCGATGATGTCGTCGTCCGCCTCCAGCAGGAGGAGTCGCCGGCCGAGGACGAGATCAGCGCCACGTGCCTCTACGCCGTCTACGACCCGGTCTCCCGTGTCTGCTCGCTGGCCAGCGCCGGACACGCGCCACCACGTGTCGTCCTCCCCGCCGTGGCAGGCTCCGCACCCGCGGCGGCCGCTCCTCCCGATCTGCCGATCGGGCCGCCCCTGGGCCTCGGCGGACTTCCCTTCGAGACGGTTGAGCTGGAACTGCCGGAAGGCAGCCTGCTGGCCTTGTACACCGACGGCCTGACCGAGCACCGAAGCCGCACCACCGGCGACGAGATCGACGTACTGAGTCATGCCCTGACCCAACCCGCCACGTCCCTGGAACGGGTCTGCGACACCGTGCTCGGGGCACTCCTGCCCGACCTTCCCCAGGACGATGTCGCCCTCCTGCTGGCCCGCACCCGCGCTCTCGACGTCGGCCGGGTCGCCGCCTGGGACATCCCCTCCGACCCGGCGGCCGTGGCCGGGGCCCGGCGGAACGCCTCGGAGCAGCTGGCGGCCTGGGGACTGGAGGAGTGCGCGTTCATCACCGAGCTGATCGTCAGTGAGCTGGTCACCAACGCCATCCGTTATGGCCGACCGCCGGTCCGGCTCCGGCTCATTCACGACCGCAGCCTCGTCTGCGAGGTGTCCGACGCCAGCAGCACGGCACCTCACCTGCGCCGGGCCCGCCTCTTCGACGAGGGTGGCCGCGGCCTGATGCTGGTCGCGCAGTTGGCCCAGCGCTGGGGAACCCGGCACGGCAGGGAGGGCAAGATCATCTGGACGGAGCAGGATCTGCCCCGTCGCTGA
- a CDS encoding substrate-binding domain-containing protein, producing MLAEERREVLVRLVERRGAIKVKDAAEEMGVSAVTVRQDVRELAGRGLIVRVHGGAMSPTAAQAAVVAAPAVPRPGTRQGGAFGLIVPPGGYYYPEIIRGVQDAARTRGVRIVLAVSGETLADNQEQVRRLIAAGVDGLLLMPRAGLEPVGLAEEWLAGLEIPVVLVDRRAGSQAGRLEQVASDHAYGAGLAVRHLAELGHGRIALVARAESPNTPLIHEGYTAACRALGLTAGPEYGVDPAEGPASAAWFEELARAVEAGGVRAALVHNDLDAVALVGFLQARGLRVPEDLAIVTYDDEVAELSDVPLTAVAPPKRAVGEWAVDLMRRRLADPAAPLAELLLRPELRVRDSSGASAVAGERA from the coding sequence GTGCTGGCTGAAGAGCGGCGTGAGGTCCTCGTTCGCCTGGTCGAGCGCCGGGGAGCGATCAAGGTGAAGGACGCGGCGGAGGAGATGGGGGTCTCCGCCGTCACCGTGCGCCAGGACGTCCGGGAGCTGGCGGGCCGGGGGCTGATCGTCCGCGTCCACGGCGGCGCCATGTCGCCGACCGCGGCGCAGGCGGCCGTCGTGGCCGCCCCTGCCGTCCCCCGGCCCGGGACGCGGCAGGGGGGTGCCTTCGGGCTGATCGTTCCACCGGGGGGCTACTACTACCCCGAGATCATCCGAGGAGTGCAGGATGCCGCGCGCACGCGGGGAGTGCGCATCGTGCTCGCGGTTTCCGGTGAGACGCTGGCGGACAATCAGGAGCAGGTGCGACGGCTGATCGCGGCGGGCGTCGACGGCCTGCTGCTGATGCCGCGTGCCGGACTCGAACCCGTGGGCCTGGCCGAAGAGTGGCTGGCCGGCCTGGAGATACCGGTCGTTCTCGTGGACCGCAGGGCAGGCTCGCAGGCCGGGCGGCTGGAGCAGGTCGCGTCGGACCACGCTTATGGAGCGGGCCTGGCGGTCCGTCACCTCGCCGAGCTGGGGCACGGGCGGATCGCCCTGGTCGCCCGGGCGGAGAGCCCCAACACCCCTTTGATTCACGAAGGTTATACGGCTGCCTGCCGGGCTCTCGGGCTGACGGCGGGTCCGGAATACGGCGTCGACCCGGCCGAAGGACCGGCGTCGGCCGCGTGGTTCGAGGAGCTGGCGCGAGCGGTCGAGGCGGGTGGGGTCCGGGCCGCCCTGGTCCACAACGATCTCGATGCCGTCGCCCTGGTCGGCTTCCTTCAGGCGCGCGGGCTGCGCGTTCCGGAGGATCTGGCGATCGTGACGTACGACGACGAGGTCGCCGAGCTGAGCGATGTGCCGCTCACGGCCGTGGCACCGCCCAAGCGGGCCGTGGGGGAGTGGGCGGTCGACCTGATGAGAAGGCGACTCGCCGATCCGGCCGCACCCCTGGCCGAGCTGCTGCTCCGCCCGGAGCTGCGCGTACGGGACTCCAGTGGAGCCTCTGCCGTAGCGGGTGAGCGCGCGTAG